GGTGGTGAACTGGCCCTGCCAGATGGCCTCGTGGTGGTCCCAGACCATGTCGAGCGCGTCGAGTTCCGTGGTCCAGTCCTCTTCCAGCAGGCCGCGGGAGTGGGCGGTGCGCTGGCTGGTGATGAACTGGCCGAGGCGGTAGCCGAAGGCGTCCTCGTAATCGGCCGGGACTTGGAGATGGCCGTACTCGGTGTGGAAGCGGGTGGCTGCGGCCAGTCCGGCGCGGCGGGGTGCGGAGAGCACAGCGGTGTTCGAGGGCCAGGCTAGGAGGTCCATTGCGCGGGCGATGTGGGCGGGGTCGAGGGTGAAGTCGAAGCGGAATCGGCGCGCGAGGAGCCGGTGGGTGTCGCGGTCCAGGCGGTGCTTGGTGTTCTTGCGCGGGGCGCGGGCGGCGATTGACTGGTCGTGGCGGCGCAGCGCGGCGGTGATGAGCCAGAGGGCTTCGTAGGGGGTGTCGAGGAGGTTGGTGGGGTCTGCGCCGGGCGGGATGTAGGCGGGGATGACCAGGCTTGCCGTCTTGACCTCGATGGTGGGGGGTTTGCGCAGGGCGCGGCCCAGGGCCTGCACGATCCGTCGCACACTGCCCGTGCGGTCCGCGAACACGATGGCGTCTACCGTCGGTAGATCCACTCCCTCGGACAACACCTGAGCGTTCGTGATCACCGCGCGGTCGGCGGCGGCGAATCGGGCGAGGATCTTCGCGCGCTGGTCGGGGGTGTGTGTGCCGTTGATGGATGAGACGGCCAGGGTGGCGGCCCAGGGCGGGCGTTGCTCGGTTGGGAGGGTGCGCAGGGTGTGGGGGAATTGGCGGGTGAAATCGGTGGCGTCGGCGACCTGTTGGAAGTAGACGATCACGTGGTGCAGGTCGTGCTCGGTCATGGCTTTGAGGACGGCCAGGTGCAGAGCGGTCGTGCGGCGGGCTGTGGGAGCGAAACCGGTGTGTGCGCCGTCGGGGTCGGCAAGGAGGGCCCTCAGGTCGGTGTCGGTGACGGTGGGGACCAGGAGTTGGTAGTCGGCCAGGACTTGGTCGTCGATCGCGTCAGCGTGGGAGTAGGTGTGGAGACGAGGGCCGAAGACTTTCGGGTCGTCCATCGACGCGATGAGGGATGGGGACTCCCAGGCCGGGGTGGCCGACGCGGTGTGTTTGGGGTGTGGGCGGGTGTCTGGGACTTCGGTCAGGCGCGGGGCCTGCCACGCGTACGGTGTCGCGGTCACATAGAGGCGCCGGGCGGCCGGGACGCGGTTGTTGTCGTGGATCATCGTCCACTCTTTGCCCCAGGAGCCCGCGGTCCGGTGTGCCTCGTCCACGACCAGAAGGTCGAAGAGAGGGGCGGGGAAGATGCTGTGCTGGGCTTCCTCGATCCGCGGGAGGGAATCGAGCGTGGTGAACACGGTCGCCTTCTTGTGGCGTGACAGCCAGGACGCCAGGTAGTCCCCCGAGCCGGTGCTCACTGCTCCCGCACCGGCAAGCAGTGGGTGCTTGTCGGCCTGGAGTGAGGAGAT
This Streptomyces sp. NBC_01283 DNA region includes the following protein-coding sequences:
- a CDS encoding Helicase associated domain protein: MPSESTPATPPPHNNRRNLRADQQAAVDSAVRGLKNPGSRGHLVSACGTGKTLIALRTAEALNINHLLVAMPSLDLIGQWAAAARADGRREPLLAISSLQADKHPLLAGAGAVSTGSGDYLASWLSRHKKATVFTTLDSLPRIEEAQHSIFPAPLFDLLVVDEAHRTAGSWGKEWTMIHDNNRVPAARRLYVTATPYAWQAPRLTEVPDTRPHPKHTASATPAWESPSLIASMDDPKVFGPRLHTYSHADAIDDQVLADYQLLVPTVTDTDLRALLADPDGAHTGFAPTARRTTALHLAVLKAMTEHDLHHVIVYFQQVADATDFTRQFPHTLRTLPTEQRPPWAATLAVSSINGTHTPDQRAKILARFAAADRAVITNAQVLSEGVDLPTVDAIVFADRTGSVRRIVQALGRALRKPPTIEVKTASLVIPAYIPPGADPTNLLDTPYEALWLITAALRRHDQSIAARAPRKNTKHRLDRDTHRLLARRFRFDFTLDPAHIARAMDLLAWPSNTAVLSAPRRAGLAAATRFHTEYGHLQVPADYEDAFGYRLGQFITSQRTAHSRGLLEEDWTTELDALDMVWDHHEAIWQGQFTTVTAYHQEHGHLAIPTDTPGGQFLIDQRAAARKGRLAPDREAQLTTLDPDWLLPHGADWHRKYHLLRRHLEAGHDPATLRRDTAIEGVKIGSWLQRQLTTFTILEPAQRALLSRIGADPARLRLPIGKRARRSFEQNAELLRAFTERQGRLPGAREWIEADGARVEIGSWLRRVRAKQNEGQLTEEQDRLLSEITPADPSSPPDREEDRA